In Nissabacter sp. SGAir0207, the genomic stretch CGGGCGGATTGGGTGGAAGCCATACGGCTGCTGTCGAGCTGGTGCAGGTCATAGCGCAGGCTGTTTTGCCATGCCCAGCCACCGTCAAGCGGCAGCTGGTGCGTCAGGCCAAAGAACTGGCTATAGCCGCTCTCCAGCCCGCTGTCGCCGGGCTGCTGCGCGCCACTGCCATCCAGCCGTGCCATGCCGTACTCCAGCGCCAGCTGGTGACTGCCGACGCTGAACGACTGGCGTAGCGCCAGCATGTCATAGTCAGTGTCGTCGCCCAATTCGGTGCGCGGGTCACCCTGCGCCACCAGATTGAACGCCAGCCCGTTGCCGAGCGGCGCGGCCTGCTGCGCCAGTTGGGTAAAGCGATGGCTGAGCACCCGCGCCTCGCGCCGTGTAGTCTGCGCGCTGCCGCTAAGCTGACGCCACGCCTGATGAAGGGCCGGGCTGGCAACCTGCTGCGGGTTGTTCAGGACATCATCTGCCGTCTCCATGGTAAAATTGCCCTGCATGTCATAATTCCACTCAAGTTCAAAGGGGCTGTAAGTACCATTCATAATGAGATTGTTGTCGATGACGTCCCATCCCTTAACATACAACACCTTGCCGTAAGGCGTAACTAAGGTCGAGTCATAGGTTCGGTAAGCGAATTTCACGGATGAATAGTAAGCGTTATTGAAATAAAACGAGCTGAGGGTGACCGTTTTATTATAAACATCCACCGTCGCGTTATTATTAAATGTGGCCGTGGTCTCCATATTGAAATTTCGGTCGGCATCATAAGACCACTCAAGGTCGAACTTATAGGGGCCAAGCGTGCCGCTCATCAGCAAATTATTATCGACCACCTCCCACTGTTTTACGACAAAATCCGTGAAGCCCCCGATAATTTCAGGCACGCCAGCACTGAAACTATAATAGAGCGGTAACTGGTCGAAGTGCTGGCCATTCACATTGACGTCATACATGGTGAACTTTGCATACTCCGTGTCCACCACGATCCCGTTATCAAAGGTGTAAGTCGCACCGGGCGTGTCGTCGTCCGGGTCAACGGGATCGGGGTCGGGCCACGGGCTGGGAATGTCGTCAGGGTAGATGGGGCCTGGGTAATCCGGTTCGTCCCACTCCTCTTCATCATCATACTCGGCCAGCGCCCAGGCCCCGAGGGCGGTAGCCAGCACGCCTGTGCCGGAGAGAATACCGACCCACACATCTTCCGAAGAGGATGACGCGGCGACGGGAACCGGCGTACGTACCGGCGCAGGCGCAGGCGCAGGCGTGGGTGACGCCACCACCGGTTTCAGGCACTCGGGCGGCAATTTGGCGATCTGCTCCTGGCTTAATCCTTTAAGGTCGCGCGGGCAGGGGGTGGATGAGCTGGAACGGGTCGCCGCAGCGCTTTGGCCGCTGATGGCCAGCATGACGGCCAGGGCAAGCAATCTCATAAACGGATGCTCCTTCATTTAATAGCGGAGATATCATTAGCCGGGTAAATAAACGTGGGCAGGATGTTTTTTTGCGCCGGATATAGTAATCCAGCCGAAAAGTGCAGGATGATTTTTAATCAGGAAGGCTTTCTGAATAACGCAAGGAAATACAGGGTATTGCGCTGGATTAATAACGCATTAAATTATGATGAAAAATTGTTTAATCTTGAACGGAAATAGAGGCTTCCAGAAAAATAGAAGAAGAAATAACGCCCCGCTACCGGGGCGATAGTGTTCCCTAGAATTGATATTTCACCGTCAGTGAAAGCCCTTTATCGCGAATGCTCTCCTCCTGCCAGCGCCACGCATCCAGCCCGACGGTGGCGGGGCCGTGCTGGTAGTGTGCGCCCAGCTGCATCAGGCTGTTGAGGCCGCCGCCCTCTTGCTCTTCTTCCAGTGTGAAACGGTGACCGGCAAGGGAAGCGGTGCGCTGGCTCTGGTGGTAACCAAGGTTCGGCCCACCCTCGAGCAGGGCGCTGATGCGCCAGCCGTGCAGGTCACCGGCTTCCAGCCGAAGACCGGCAACTGCGTCCACGGCGCTTTCGCTTACCGCGTCCATGTTCAGGCGATAGGCGCCCTGCTCCTGATAGCCGCCCTCCAGCGTGTGACGTACCCGGACACCGGCATACGGTGTCAGCGTCAGCTCACCCGGCAGGGTAAAGGTCTTGCCAGCGTCGCTACGAAACTCCAGCGACTGCCAGCGCTGGTCGTGCTGGGCGGATTGGGTAGAGGCCATACGGCTGCTGTCGAGCTGGTGCAGGTCATAGCGCAGGCTGTTTTGCCATGCCCAGCCATCGTCGAGCGGCAACTGGTGCGTCAGGCCAAAGAACTGGCTGTAGCCACTGTTCAGGCCGCTGTCGCCGGGCTGCTGCGCGCCACTGCCATCCAATCTTGCCATGCCATACTCCAGCGCCAGCTGGTGACTGCCAAGGCTGAACGACTGGCGCAGTGCCAGCATGTCATAGTCGGTGTCGTTGCCCAGTTCGGCGCGCGGGTCGCCCTGTGCCACCAGATTGAACGCCAGCCCGTTGCCGAGCGGCGCGGCCTGCTGCGCCAGCTGGGTGAAGCGGTGGCTGAGCACCCGTGCCTCGCGCCGTGTGGTCTGCGCGTTGCTGGCAAGGTGCTGCGCGAGGGAGGCCGTGGGCGGGGTGGCGCTATAGCTGGAAGTGCTGACCTCAAAATCACCCATATCGTCGTAGGCCCAATCGACGTCGCCAGCCTGATTGGTGCCCTCCAGCAGCAGCCTGCCGTTGCTAACTTTCCAGTTTGTTACGTAGAGCGTCTGGCCGTTGGGGGCCGAGAGTTGGCCGTTCCGGTAATCAAAGGTCAGGGAGGAGTAGTAGGTGCCGAGGATCTCTACCGAGTTGAGCGTCAGGGTCTTGTCTTGAATATCGACGTTGGCCCCATTGCTAAAATGGAGCGTGGAGTCGAGGTTGAACTGCCCCAGCGCATCGTAATTCCACTCCAGTTCATACTCGCTGACCGTGCCGTAGAGCAACAGATCGCCCTGCCGCACGGCCCATGAGTTCAGATCCAGCGTCCTGCCGCTGGGAGCGATTAGCCTCACCTGTGCGCCATATTTGGCGTAATCAAAGGTCAGCGATGTGTAGTAGTGGTCATAGATCTTCACCGACTCCAGCGTCAGCGTCTGGGCCTTGGTATCCACGGTGGCGTCATTGTCGAAGATGTAGATGACCTGTGGCGTGGGTTCCGGGTCCCAATCGGTATCGTCATCATTGTCATTCTCCGACAGCGCCCAGGCACTTAATGCCCCGGCGGTGACCACCCCGGCGGTCGCCAGTAGGGTGTTCCACGCATCCCCGGAACGCTCTGGCGCGGCGACGGGCGCGGGCGAGGTCGCCACCGGTTTCAGGCACTCCGGCGGCAATTTGGCGATCTGCTCCTGGCTCAATCCTTTGAGGTCGCGCGGGCAGGGGGTGGATAAACTGGAGTGGGTCGCCGCAGCGCTTTGGCCGCTGATGGCCAGCATAACGGCCAGGGCAAGCAATCTCATAAACGGATGCTCCTTCATTTAATAGCGGAGATATCATTAGCTGGGTAAATAAACGTGGGCAGGATGTTTTTTGCGCCGGATATAGTAATCCAGCCGAAAAGTGCAGGATGATTTTTAATCAGGAAGGGTTTCTGAATAACCTAAGTAAATACAGTGCATTGCGGCAGATTAATAACCGATTAAATTATGATGAAAAATTATTTAATTCTGGTCTTGCGAGGGCGAGTATTTTATTTGCCATCAACTAAGTTACCCGCTTTAAATACAATCGTTAGTTAAAATAAATAGCTTTGTCCTGCCAGCCGGAGTTATCTGGGCGCGTATTAATCATCATGGAGAGAGGGATGAAAAGAGAGCGGCTTTTCCTGTTTATACAGCGTCTGCTGAGCCTGTCGCTGCTGTTGCTGGTGGTCAGCATTGGCGGCCGACAGATGTGGCGGGAGCTGACCACGCCGCGGATGCAAGCGTTGCATTCAGCCTGTGCGCCGCACCACGCCCCGCATAATCACTCCCCGTCGTCGCCATAACCCACCTGTATACCCTGCCGCCGCCATAGAACATCTGGCGAAAGTTTCAACACGATCCGTGAGGCGCTTCACAACCGTCGCGCCTCTAATGACGATTCTTTGAAAGCGCTCCCAAATTTCTCCGTTGGCGATGGAAACCGGTTTCCATGTCTGGCTCAAATAGAACCCGGCCCTACAGGCCAGGTCAGGAATCCGGCATGAAGCATAGCGGTAACATGCCCCATTCTTTTTATGCGTTTACTGAAAAGGGCAGGGTTATGAGCAGCTTATATCAGGCAATGGTTGAGGTGATTGAACAGAAAATAACCCCGCTGGCCGGGGCGTTGGGGCAGCAGAAGTACATTATCGCCATCCGCGACGGCTTTACCTCCGCACTGCCCTTTATGATTATCGGCTCGTTTATGCTGGTGTTTATCTTCCCGCCCTTCGCCGCGGATACCACCTGGGGCTTCGCGCGCGCCTGGCTCGACTTCTCGCTGCGCTATCGCGATGAACTGATGCTGCCGTTCAACCTCAGCATGGGGGTGATGACCTTCTTTATCGCCGTTGGCATCGGCGCGAGCCTTGGCAAGCAGTACCAGCTCGACCCGATCATGACCGGCCTGCTGGCGCTCAGCGGCTTTTTGCTGGTGGCCGCGCCCTACCATGAGGGCACCATCTCCACCCAATACTTCTCCGGGCAGGGGATCTTTACCGCGCTGCTGACCGGCATCTACTGCACCGAGGTCTACCACTTCCTTAAGCGGCGCAATATCACCATCCGCCTGCCGAAAGAGGTGCCGACCGGCGTGGCGCGCTCCTTTGAGATCCTGATCCCAGTGATCGTGATCGTCGCCACCCTGCACCCGCTCAACCTGCTGATCACCTCCCTGACCGGCATGATCCTGCCGGAAGCGATCATGCACCTGCTGGCCCCGCTGGTGTCGGCCTCGGACTCGCTGCCTGCGATCCTCATCTCGGTGCTGATCTGCCAGATCCTGTGGTTCGCCGGCATTCACGGCGCATTGATTGTCACCGGCATCATGAACCCGTTCTGGATGACCAATCTGGCGCTCAACCAGAGTGCGCTCTCCGCCGGCGGCGCGCTGCCGCACATCTATTTGCAGGGCTTCTGGGATCACTACCTGCTGATTGGCGGCGTCGGCTCCACGCTGCCGCTGGCCTTCCTGCTGCTGCGCAGCCGGGCGGTGCACCTGCGTACCATCGGCAAGATGGGCGTGGTGCCAAGCTTCTTCAACATCAACGAGCCGATCCTGTTTGGCACGCCCATCATCATGAACCCGGTGATGTTCCTGCCTTTCATTCTGGTGCCGATGCTGAACGCCACCTTTGCCTACATCGCCACCAAGCTGGGCTGGGTAGCGCAGGTGGTGTCACTGACCCCCTGGACCACGCCCGCGCCGATCGGTGCCTCCTGGGCGGCCAACTGGGCCTTAAGCCCGGTGGTGATGTGTCTGTTTTGCATGGTGCTCTCCGCGGTCATGTACTACCCGTTCCTGAAAGCCTATGAGCGCACCCTGCTGCGTCAGGAGCAGGAGAGCGCCCGGCAGGAGCAGGCGGGCGTCGCGGTCAGCCAGTAACCATCTGTTTACGAGAGGGAAGCGATGAAATACCAATTTCCGGACAACTTCTGGTGGGGCAGCGCCAGTTCCGCGCCGCAGACTGAGGGCGAGAGCCTGAATTTCGGCAAGAGTGAAACCATCTGGGACCGCTGGTTCCGTGAGCAGCCGGGGCGTTTCCACCAGCGGGTGGGGCCGCAGGAGACCTCTACGTTCTACCAGCACTGGCGCGAGGATATTGCGCTGCTGAAGCGGCTTGGGCACAACACCTTCCGTACCTCAATCTCCTGGGCGCGGCTGCTGCCAACCGGGCGCGGCGAGCCGAATGCGGAGGCGGTGACATTCTATAACCAGGTGATTGATGAGCTGTTAGAACAGGGCATTACGCCGTTCATCAACCTGTTCCACTTCGACATGCCGATGTGCCTGCAAGAGGAGGGGGGCTGGGAGAGTCGCGAGGTGGTGGCGGCCTACGTTGACTACGCCGACACCTGCTTCGCGCTGTTTGGCGACCGGGTGACGCACTGGTTCACCTTCAACGAGCCGATTGTGCCGGTGGAGGGGGGCTACCTCTATGACTTCCACTATCCGAACGTGGTGGATTTCCGGCGCGCGGCGACAGTGGCCTACCACACCATGCTGGCCCACGCCGGGGCGGTGCGCCGCTTCCGCCAGCGCGGGCAGGCCGGGGAGATTGGCATCATCCTCAACCTGACGCCCTCCTACCCGCGTTCGCAGAACCCGGCGGACGTGGCGGCGGCGCACATCGCCGATTTGATGTTCAACCGCAGCTTCCTTGACCCGGCGTTGCGCGGCCACTACCCGGAGGAGCTGGTCTCCCTGCTGGCGCAGCATGGCCAGTTGCCGGTGAGCCAGCCGGGCGACCGCGAGCTGCTGGCCGACGGGGTGGTCGATCTGCTCGGCATCAACTACTACCAGCCGCGCCGCATCAAATGCCGGGACAGTCTGGTCAACCCGGACAGCCCCTTCATGCCGGAGTGGTTCTTCGCCAGCTACGAGATGCCGGGGCGCAAGATGAACCCCTACCGCGGCTGGGAAATTTATGAGCCGGGTATCTATGACATCCTGACCAACCTGCGACTCCACTACGGCAACCCGCGCTGTTTTATCTCGGAGAACGGCATGGGCGTCGAAAACGAGCAGCGCTTCCTGCAACAGGGGCGCATCCAGGATGACTACCGCATCGACTTCGTGCGCGAGCACCTGATCTGGCTGCACCGCGGCATCAGTGAGGGCAGCCGGTGCTTGGGCTACCACATGTGGACTTTTATCGATAACTGGTCATGGTGTAACGCCTACAAAAACCGCTACGGGCTGGTCGAGCTTGATCTCACCAGCCAGCAGCGCCGTGTGAAAAAGAGCGGCGAATGGTTTGCCGCCACCGCCACCAACAATGGGTTTGAGGGAGACGCAGCATGAGAGATTTGGAAACCACCGTCATGGAGATTATCGTCAACGCTGGGCAGACGCGCAGCCTCTGCTTTGAGGCGCTCTACGCCGCGCGCGAGGGCAACTTTGAGCAGGCGCAGGCGCTGCTGAAGGAGGCAGACACCTACGCTCACGCCGCGCACCGGGTGCAGACGCAGCTGATTGAGGAGGACGCTGGCGAGGGCAAAATGCCGATGACCCTGATTATGGTACATGCGCAGGATCACCTGATGAATGCTATTCTGGCGCGTGAACTGATTGAAGAGATGGTCAGGCTCTACCAGCGGTAGTGCCGGGGCGGGAGGGGGATCATGGCGAATATCAACGATGTGTCGCGGCTGGCGCAGGTCTCCAAGGCAACGGTGTCGCGGGTGCTGAGTGGCAGCCGCGGCGTCCGGCCGGAGAGCCGCGAGGCGGTGCTGCGCGCGGTGGAGACGCTGGACTACCAGCCCAACGCCATCGCCCAGTCGCTCAGCAACCACGCCACCGGCTGCGTTGGGGTGATCTGCGCCACCGAGCCGATGCAGCTCGGCACCGGTTACCTCTATGCGCTGGAGGGGGAGCTGCGTCGCCACGGCAAGCATCTGCTGTTGCGCTTCGCCAATGATGCCGACGGCGTGGCGCACGCGCTGCGGGAGCTGGGACGCGGCCTGTGCGATGCTCGGGTGATCGTCGGCGCGCGCTTTGCTTTGCCGCCGCTGCCGGAGGGCGTGCTGCTGCTGGAGTGTCTGACGCCCGCCGCCAATGCCCACAGCATCGGCTTCGATCACTGCTTCGCTGCCGAAACCGCCACCCGCTACCTGATTTCACAGGGGCGGCGCAACATTGCGCTGCTCAACCACCCGGCGGGCGAGGCGGCTGACAGCGTGCTGCTCGGCTACCGGCAGGCGCTGGAGAGCCACCTGATCCCCTACCATCGCCAGCGCATTCTGGACGCGCCGTCGGCGCTGGCTCCGGCCATTGCAACGCTGCTCAGTCAGGATCCCGGCTGCAACGCGCTGCTGGTACCCGACGATCACCAAGGGCGTGAGGCGATGGCGATCCTCGCCGCCCAGCGACGGGCGGTGCCGCGTGAGGTGATGGTCTTCAGCCTGGACGGCTCGCAGGCTGCGCCCGGTGCGCCGCCGATGCCAGCCATCGCTTACTCGCTGGAGGCGTTGGCGCAACAGGGGGTGGAGCGGCTGCTGGGGCATGACGTCGCGACCCGCATCCGTGGCCGGCTCATCACGCCCTGATCCGGGCGGTGAATATCGCCAGCATGAAAATTTTGTTACACTAGCGTTTCGCCCACTTTTAGCCAGCGCGTTGATAATGAAGAAAAAAAGGCCAGTGCTCCAGGACGTTGCCGACCGGGTCGGCGTCACCAAGATGACGGTCAGCCGCTACCTGCGCAATCCGGGACAGGTTTCCGAGGCGTTGCAGGCCAAAATCTCCGCGGCGCTGGATGAGCTGGGCTACATTCCCAACCGCGCGCCGGATATCCTTTCGAATGCCAAAAGCCGCGCCATCGGCGTGCTGCTCCCCTCATTGACCAATCAGGTGTTTGCGGAAGTGCTGCGCGGCATTGAGAGCGTCACGGACGCCCACGGCTACCAGACCATGCTGGCCCACTACGGCTACCAGCAGCAGCGCGAGGAGCAACGGCTGATGTCGCTGCTCTCCTACAATATTGACGGGCTGATCCTCTCGGAGCGGCAGCACACCCTGCGCACGCTGAAGATGATTGAGGTGGCCGGTATCCCGGTGGTGGAGCTGATGGACTGCGTCACTCCCTGCCTCGATCTGGCGGTGGGGTTCAATAACTTTGAGGCGGCGCGCCAGATGACGCAGCAGATCATCGCGCGCGGCCATCGCCACGTGGTCTACCTCGGGGCGCGGCAGGATGAGCGCACCCTGATCAAGCAGCAGGGTTATGAGCAGGCGATGCGTGAATCGGGGCTGACGCCAGCGAGCATGATGACCCACCGCTCTTCCTCCTACTCTGCCGGTGGCGAGCTGCTGCGCGAGGCGCAGGCGCGCCATCCGCAGATCGATAGCGTCTTCTGCACCAATGATGATTTGGCGGTGGGGGCGGTGTTTGAGTGCCAGCGGCAGGGGCTGCGCATCCCGCAGGATATGGCGGTGGCGGGCTTCCACGGCCATGACATTGGTCAGGCGATGGAGCCGAGGCTGGCGAGCGTGGTGACGCCGCGCGAGCGGATGGGGCAGATCGGCGCCGAGCGGCTGCTGGCGCGGTTGCGCGGCGAGAGCGTGACGCCGCGTATGGTGGACGTCGGCTTTACCCTCTCGCCGGGCGGCAGCATCTGAGGCTTAGCGCTGGTAATCCTTCAGCGCCGTGACGCAGCGGCGCACCACCTCATCAATGTCACCGTCGATATCGACAAACAGCACATCTTTCTCATCACTGGCTGGCTCTTCCAGCGCGTCAAACTGCGTCTTCAGCAGTTCGGTCGGCATGAAGTGGCCGGAGCGCGCCTTCATGCGCGTCAGGATGGTGTCAAAACTGCCTTTCAGATAGAGGAACAGCATCTTCTCGTTGCCTTCACGCAGGCGGTCGCGGTAGCGGCGCTTCAGGGCGGAGCAGACGATGATGCCATTCTCATTTTTGTGCGCCAGGCTGTAGGCGGCGTCGCTCAGGCGCTCCAGCCAGGGCGCGCGGTCTTCATCGTTCAACGGCGTGCCGCCGCCCATCTTGTCAATGTTGGCGCGCGGGTGCAGATCGTCGCCATCAATAAACTTGGCATTGATTTCACGGGCGACGCGGGCGCCGACAGTGGTTTTGCCGCTGCCAGAGACGCCCATCAAGATAATGCTGTGTCCTGCCATAAGTTTGATCTCTATCTCAAAATGTGAATTTCGCCTGGGGGGTGTGTTCGTATCTTAGCATGTTACCGGTATCATGATACCGGTAACATGGGGAGATGTGACTACTATCACAGGATAGAACACTCTCCTTTTTTCACCTTTGAACAACATCGAAAACCGATTATCCCGCGCGTCGCGCGCGATCCCTGCACCGTTCTGCCCGGCCGGCAGACGGCAAACTGACAACGAACGCGCCCCGTTCCGGCGGGGAGAATGCGGTAAAAAGGTACATACTATGCCCTTACTCATCGTCGCCATTGGCGTCATCCTGTTATTGATTTTGATGATCCGCCTGAAGCTCAATGGCTTCATCGCCCTGATTTTGGTCGCGCTGGCCGTGGGGGTGATGCAGGGGATGCCGGTGGACAAAGTGATCGCCGCCATCAAGGCTGGCGTCGGCGGCACCCTCGGCAGTCTGGCGCTGATCATGGGCTTCGGTGCCATGCTCGGCAAACTGCTGGCGGACTGCGGCGGCGCGCAGCGCATCGCCACCACGCTCATCAACAAATTTGGCCGTGAGCACATCCAGTGGGCGGTGGTGCTGACCGGCTTTACCGTCGGCTTCGCGCTGTTCTACGAAGTGGGCTTCGTGCTGCTGCTGCCGCTGGTGTTCACCATCGCGGCCTCGGCGCGCATCCCGCTGCTCTACGTCGGCGTGCCGATGGCGGCGGCGCTCTCCGTCACCCACGGCTTCCTGCCACCGCACCCCGGCCCGACCGCCATTGCCACCCTGTTCCACGCGGACATGGGCAAAACGCTGCTCTATGGCTCGCTGCTCGGCATCCCAACCGTGATTCTGGCTGGCCCGGTCTACGCCCGTTTCCTGAAGCGCATTGATAAGCCAGTGCCGCAGGGCATGTACAACCCGAAAGAGTTCACCGAAGCGGAGATGCCAAGCTTTGCCGTCAGCGTCGCCACCTCGCTGGTGCCGGTGATCCTGATGGCCGCGCGCGCCGTGGCGGAGATGGTGCTGCCGAAGGGCCACGCCATCCTGCCTTACGCCGAATTCTTCGGCGACCCAGTGATGGCAACGCTGATTGCGGTGCTGATCGGCATCTTCACCTTTGGCCTGAACCGTGGCCGCTCCATGGATGACGTGATGCAGACGCTGAGCGACTCCATCAAACTGATCGCCATGATGCTGTTGATCATCGGCGGCGGCGGCGCGTTCAAGCAGGTGCTGGTGGAGAGCGGCGTGGATAAATATATCGCTGGCCTGATGACCGGCACCAACGTCTCACCGCTGCTGATGGCGTGGTCGATCGCCGCCGTGCTGCGCATCGCGCTCGGTTCCGCTACCGTGGCGGCCATCACCGCCGGGGGTATCGCCGCACCGCTGATCGCCTCCACCGGCGTCAGCCCGGAGCTGATGGTGATTGCGGTCGGTTCCGGCAGCGTGATCTTCTCCCACGTGAATGACCCCGGCTTCTGGCTGTTCAAGGAGTACTTCAACCTGACCATCATGGAGACCATCAAATCCTGGTCGGCGCTGGAGACCATCATTTCGGTCTGCGGGCTGGTGGGCTGTTTGCTGCTCTCCAACGTGGTGTGATAGCCACAGGCGTAAAAAAAGCGGGCCTAGGCCCGCTTTTTTATTGCCCGCTCGCCTACAGCTTGAGGTAGGCGCGGATGCCATCAAGGAACATCTGGGTGGAGAGCATCACCAGAATCAGGCCCATCAGCCGCTCCAGCGCGCTGACGCCCTTGTCGCCCAGCAGGCGCAGGAAGAGGTCAGAGAGCATCAGAATCACCACCGAGATGCCCCAGGCGATCATCAGCGCCAGCACCAGATGAGAGATCTGGTTCGGATACTGGTGCGAGAGCAGCATCAGCGCCGCCAAAATCGAGGGGCCAGCCACCAGCGGGATCGCCAGCGGCACCAAAAACGGCTCCTCGCCCGCTGGCAGTCCGGTGCTGTTGGACTCATGGGAGGGGAAGATCATCTTGATGGCAATCAAAAACAGGATGATGCCGCCAGAGATGGAGACGGTCTCGGTGCGCAGGCTCAAAAAGGCCAGAATGCGCTCGCCAGCGA encodes the following:
- a CDS encoding YhgN family NAAT transporter, which produces MTEMISATVLLFLIMDPLGNLPIFMSVLKHLEPKRRRVIVIREMLIALLLMLLFLFAGERILAFLSLRTETVSISGGIILFLIAIKMIFPSHESNSTGLPAGEEPFLVPLAIPLVAGPSILAALMLLSHQYPNQISHLVLALMIAWGISVVILMLSDLFLRLLGDKGVSALERLMGLILVMLSTQMFLDGIRAYLKL